The stretch of DNA agtaggagaagggcgCAGAAAGCGAAGGCAAgacggcggaggacggcgaaggggatgtgggtgagggcgaggcagtggaggatggcgaggcggctaggcggcgaggcggcgagccggagggaggcgaagcaatagggagatggcggaggggtattttcggcataaaaatatattttttaacggaaccctaacggtaggaggtgaagtgtatattttttattttacatgggggcaaagtgtaggtttttaaatgtcagggagggaaagtgaaaaagcgggttattataaggggtttttctgtaatttagccttacaAGAATATAGACGCatctttacaaaatttttttaaaaattgcatTTATAATTGTACCCAATCAAATTTCTCTGAAAATACGTTAatgataaattacacttttggttctTAAACTATAAGCCGCGTGCCATTTTGGTCCACAGACAAAGTTTatgaattatatattattataattaaatctcatttctaatttaattgactaaatattgacaaattatCGTTGTGGAAATGATATAACATCCTAATTATTATCACATAATTAATTACAATACTACATATCTCTCTACATTAACTATTTATCAATATCTTGCTACCTAAATTGAGTTGTGggacttgattataataatttataaagtcCACAACAAAATTAAAGTAGGACTAAAAAGTCATACTTCACAGTTTAAGGaccaaagtgtaatttaccaTACGTTAATTATCAAACATTTTGTGCGGTGCATGAGGTGTATGCCTACACCAAGCGCAGGTAATAATTTCTCGCTTCGCTATCCTACGCCCCTCATCTCTTCTTCttattataacaaaaaaaaaggaaaataaaaaaaaaagaaaagttcaaATTCTAAAAACAGTAAGTAATATTCAAACGGATAAAACCACCCCCCCTCGTTGGCGATCCccgtaaaaatatttaaataattaaaaaattcaaaaaaaatataatttttaaaaaagtttgtaTCACAGAGTGTAGTACTTctactgctctctctctctctctctatcttgtAGTTTAACTCTCCCTTTCCCtcaccttcctctctctctctctctctctctctctctcaccgtggtcctaaccctaaccctaaactggttctcgatctcgatctcgatctcgaccTTGCTCTCGAGTTTGCTTTCTACTTGGACCTGCGATCTGTGGCAATGGTGGCATTTGGTGAGGGAGGAGGCGATGGGCGGTGAGGGAATCTGCGGCGATGGGGAAAGAAGACGAGGAGCGGCCCCCCGGCGCCGCGGCGCCggagtcggcggcggcggcgtcgggggCGGGAgcggggagcggcggcggcggtagcTGCGCGCGGCGGTGCGGGGGGGTCGTGAGGCCCCGGTGCGCGGCGGCGCTCTTCCTCGGCGCCGCCGTGCTCCTCTCCGCCGTGTTCTGGCTCCCGCCGTTCGCAGGACGGCGCGGCCGGCGGGCGGGGGCGCCGGATCTGGACGGAGGCCTTGGAGGTGAGAATGGGAGGGGAATGCGGgtggttttatttcagatttCGTGGGTAGGGTTTGGAGATCCTTTGGAGTTTcgggggagggggggagggTTTGACATTGTTGGATCTCATCTTGATCTCTCTTTCGTAAATGGTGTCGGTGATCTACGGTCCTTGATTGGCTTGTTATgattgtttttctcttttttccttaatttttacGGTCCTGCGTTAGCAGATCTGAactgaaaattttgaagaaaaagaagtttaTGGAGAATATGGTAGTTTTTGTGAACAATAGGACTCAATCAATAGTTATTCAGCTGATACTCTGCGCCTTATAGTGGTGGTGGTATTAAAATTATGTTATTAGGTTCTGTATGGATAATATCGTAAAAGCGGATCTATATGTCATTGCAGTAAAATTGGAATCAGTTTTGTCTTAAGAATTTGCCCAATCATTCTTTCCTTATTGTTGTAACTTAGTTTGGATGAACATTGGAGTATAAGGAAAGGAGATCGGCATCTGATTGCCTTTATTTGTGTAAATCCAGTTCAAAATGTGTCTGATAGGGAAACAGCATATTGCTTGGGATCATTTGGTGACTTTAATTGCAATAGTCAgttaatttttactattaaaattatctcTTCTCAAGTATGTACCTTATCCAAGTTACATCTTCAAGAGAAGAGCCTCAATATGTGAATCTGGGTCCTCTGCATTTAGTAAAAGGAAGTCCACTTGTTTTATTTGGCTTCAAAGTTGTTATCACTTGCTGCGATTAGTGAAAAAGCACAGTAGAGAGCATTTTAACTGAActaaaactcaatttttttaatgaagGGATAATTCTGTGTTTTCTTCGCATTTCCCAAGTTTCTAGAAGACTGCATGTGGTGGGTTGGAAGATAAAAGTTAGGTGCTTGTTAATCCAATAGTTTCTTGTTTTGAGATGAAACAATGTCATAATTGATGATTATGTGCAAATAGCTGTTCAACCTATGCCTTTTGTCCTAGATACCATATCTTGGTTCATTATCAGAATATGGTAGTAAAACTTTCCAAGAAAGCTGTTGAGGAGAATTAATTAAAGTACTTGGAGAAAGTAATTCGTGAAAGAGGCTTTAAATGAAGAGATTTGTATGGTCTGAAGATGAACTGATGACATCATTTTTTGGCTGACAGCATATTGGTAGTTTAAGTAGGCTGGGGCAAAGATTAAGTGCTGAACAAGTTTATCTAGTATTATTCTTCATTTGTCAATTTTGTTTAGCTAAAAATGGACGATCCTGAAAGTGTCAGATGATATTAATAGGGCAGTATGGTCATAATGCATGAGAAAAGTCATTTTTATGGGGGTTGCTGACTATGTGGATACTTAAGTTTTATCCAAAAGATCACATTGATGAATCAAATTCAAAGGCAGcaatttaaatatatcataacaAAGTTGTACAGAAACATGCTAGGCTGCATGCTTGTTGCAGCCTTGTGAAGGCATGTCACCTATTTGTATAGTAAGGTTTGCTCTGGAACATGGACGATAAATCACGGTAACATGTTTGTTGGTGCTTAAGCTTTAGTTTGtagaaaatactttatttaAGGATATTTCTGCATTAATGGCAAGAAGCAGCTAAGTTTTCTACATGTTGTTAAATAGTGCAATCACAGAAAATCTTACAAAGAAGCCAAGTTGTGGATAGGCAAGCAAATTGGATTTTACTTTTTTGTGGATTAAAGAGCAAATTTGATATCACAGAAAAATTATCAGATGAGTGATCCGTTCAACTTTCTGTTTGGTGGAAACAAAAAATGATGAGTGCGCAGGTCCATATGTTATTTCAAGAAGCCAAATGGGTAACTGTTTGAAAAAGCTGAATGCTTATAGAAGATTGGGCGGCATAAAGTTGAAACTAATGGTACTAGTGATACAGTATTATTTTGTGTGCTATAATATAGTGGTAATCTTTGATAAGTGTTATGATATACTTCTGAATGTTGTCAGTATTgtgtaattaatttatattttctttcctgACTGTTTAACTTTATTTTGCAGCTGACATAGTTGCAAGTTTTAGATTGCAAAAGACAGTTGCTGAGCTGAAAGAAAACGTATCAAAGCTGGAAAATGACATTTATGATGAAATTGGTGTTCCTTATTCTTCAGTACgttctctattttatttatttatttatttttaacttccTATACCTGTTCATAATGTCTAAATGCATTGCGCATTGTCTGTACTATGATAGGTGGCTGTAAGTTCTTTGGAACGGATAGCAGGATCAAATTGGACAAATGTGGTCTTTGGCATTTGGCCATATCCTAAAAACTCGTCTATATTGCCAACATGGCTGAGCATTCTCCGATCTTCTTTTATGTCCTTGGTTGTACAGCAATCGACCCTCCATTTAACCACATCTTTGTTTGGGAATGCATCCCTCTTCGAGGTGCGAAAGTTCCCAGGAGGAATAACAATCATCCCTCCACAGAATGCGTTTCTTCTGCAGAAACCTTATGCTTCATTTAACTTCAGTTTGAACTTTGCCATTTACAAAGTACAAGACAAAGTCAGCCAATTGAAAGATCAAATGAAGTTGGGTTTGTTTCTCAATTCTCATGAGGTGCGTAATTCTGATCCACGTTAACTAATTTGTTGTAAATCCTATTATAGTGGCACCATTGTTGTTCACGTCCTAAATTTATGAAAAGATTCTTCATTGTATCCTTCATACTGTGAAAACTCCTTCAATAACTTGCACATGCAATCAAgtagatttatatttatattttgtactTTAAAAAAGCTTTTGGTTGTAGAAACCTTCTATCTGAGAACTGATAGGTATTACTTGATTTGAAATCAAATAGGATAACGACTTTCTTTTGTTGCTCTATTCAAAAGATTGTTCAGTCTTTTGtcctatatatttatttagacTTTTGCGCAATGCAGAATCTGTACGTTAAATTGACAAATTTGGAGGGCTCTACTGTTACACCCCCAACAATTGTCCAGACCGCTATTATACTTGCAGTCGGAAATAACAAACCCTCCTTACCAAGATTGAAGCAGTTGGCTGAAACGATCTCTAATTCGTCTTCAGGAAATCTGGGTTTAAACAACACCGTATTTGGCAGAGTAAAGCAGGTCCGCCTATCCTCTTATCTCCAACATTCTCTGAACAGTGCAACTTCACCAAGTCCTGCTCCTCAACCTCATCATGAAcatcaccaccaccatcaccatcaccaccaccatAGCGATCAAGGCAATAAACATTTAGCTCCTGCGCCGCCTCCTACTGCTTCTGCTCCTGCTAGGCACTATAATTCCCTAGCTCCACCCCCCTCTGGTTGCCGATTTACACACCCAAGAAAGCCCAAGGAGAAAGCTCATCATCTTACTCCGGCTGTTGCACCTGTTACTTTTCAACACCATACTGCTCCTGTTGCTTCTCCTCCCCCTTCTATAGCACCTGCAGCTGTTCCGCAGAATTCACGTGCGCCTGTTGGACACAGAGATACCCCTGCTCCAGCTCCACCGTTCCTTTCAGCATCTCCACTTCCTGCTGTTGTTTTCACTCATGTGCAACCTCCAAGTGAGAGTGTGAGGAGCATTAAGCCTCCCGATGGAATGCCGGCAATGGCACCTGCTCCTTTCTCATGTAAGTTCCTCTTCGTACAGTTTCGTGTTTGAAAGAATCTTAGTTTAgtgagttaaaaagaaaaaaaaaaaaagttgctttTGCTTATAGTGAAATACTATAGaactgtaaaaattaaaatgagccAGGAAAGTAAAACAAGAAAAGACTTATGAAGGTGGCAACATATCAAACCGTGGACTCTGGCTATTCTATTGTGACAATGGCGGTAATATTCAAGAGCCTACAGAAGTAGCCTCATCTCCCTATCAAGGCTTGGTTGGAAGCAGTTGTCTCATACTTTCATCCTGGTCGAAGTTCTGCAGCTGTTTTAGGGCCTACTTTGGGAATGCTAGAACCCCAAGAAAATCCAATAGCTCTCTAGAGATCCATTCTTCGTACATGCCTGATCACGACTAAACCTTGATAGGACGTTGCGTTGAGGATGCAACTACTTGTTGCTTCCTTAATACAAGGTCTCGTCATCTTAGCTGTACGGAGTTTTTGTATTATTAAACAGGCCAATTACTTGATGTTTATTACTTGCTCTATGTGGGAGTGCATGGGTTCGTATAAATTTTAGTTCCCTACGTCATCCGATGCTACTGAATATTCTTATCTGGCTTATTTAGAGGGATCAAGAATGAAAAGAATAGCTGGACGGAAATGCAGATTAGGCATGCATTCTCTCATGTATAGTTTATGAGAGGTTCTCCTTAATACTTTCAAATGCATTTCGACTGAAGGGATATCATGATGCAGCAATGTATAGGTTCCATGATGGAATAACTTATCACAGAAATATAAGAATAGTACTTgcacataaaatataagaatGCTAGTATGTGCATGAGTACATGAATGCATGCAAGCATccattggcctttttttttttagtttttgcaggCATACATGATCTTCATAATTTTGCTAGAACAGGTAGTACTTTGTATGATGTTTGCTGATGGATTTATATGAAAAAGTAATTGATGATGGTGGATTAGAATACTCGAGAAATTGAAATAAGGGGAGAGAAGCTTTCGATTTGAAGTAAACAGTTAGTGGATTGTCAAGgagaaaaatataagtttttgaatttggataacTTGCCTGCTGAAAAAAGAGTTGTGTTCAGCAAGAACAtcgattaaaaaaagaaaaattcatgcAATAGATCAGGACAACAATTTGTGTTGGAGAAATTATATTGTCGTCTCGATTAGCATATGCCCTAGGGTTCTACAAGTTCTATAGATTGAAGTCTTAGCTGGACGTATCTTTCGTGTCATAATCTACGTGCAACAACAAAGTATTTCAAAAGCAGGTGTAGACAGAGATTTTCCTGTGTTTTCGTGTAAGAAACTAATCTATTGTCATGGAAGCTGGATGGTAGCAATGTAGCATCAGAATACTTAATGGTTATCAAGTAGGACATGCCTTACAGGAACTGCGAATGCATCTTTATGAAGAGGTGTCATAGGAGAGGAGAATGGCTGAGGAGATTGAATAGAAACAGTCATAAAACACTACTGCACTCATATTCCACATAGGTTACATCCTAGATAGAGGAATTATGGGAAAACGCTACTGCCCTCATATTCCACATAGGTTACATCCTAGATAGAGGAATTATGGGAAAACGCTACTGCCCTCATATTCCACATAGGTTATATCCTAGATAGAGGAATTATGGGAATGTTCCGCAGCTGATCTATTTAAATGGGACATAACTGGGTGATGGCATTCTTGTTTGTTTGTGCTGTTATGTTTGTCTCGGTATTGAAGGTATAATATACGAGAAGGGCAGCATAATGTATAAAAGCTAACACCTTCTTTGTTATTGTTgccctttttttggttttttaaatagaatttctaAATAATGTAGGAAGGAATGGTAGATTACTTACAATCCTTACATGCAAGGTGTTTGTTTAGCAACATAAAATAGAAACTTAGACGCAAAGTTTTTtgcttccctttttttcttttttttttgaagttgtcATACATCGCTTGGCGGGGTGAAAGTCCTTCTGCTGATGAATCagattatatagaattagtgttAAAGAAACAACACAAACAATGCCAAATGAGGCCCAGagatgagattttttttttctttttcaatggATGAACTATAACATAAACACTCACTGATTAATCCTGAGcggttatatatatagtgatgctGTATAATCATCTACACATAAAAAATGTGCGTATGCTTGTATATTAGCGTGCTTATTAGAAATGTAATGTCTGTGCATCCTTGGAACTTTTTGTTGCAAGTGTTAATTTTAGTCCTTGAACTTTGCGTTacatatcaatttagtattagTGATTTAGACTCTGGTTATTACTTATTATAGATCCATAATTTGATAAGCATACCAAGCAAATCTATCCTTTAGCTTTATTGGGAGCTTAAAAAAGATAACAAATACGCTGCCGTAGGAGGGACTAAACTACTTAAGACGACAAAAGTTTGAGCATTTATATggtataactataaattttaggtattaaaaaatgtaatttagatctcatgtgattttttttttttcctgccaCACACTACTTGATCCAAACCTCAAGAGGTG from Ananas comosus cultivar F153 linkage group 18, ASM154086v1, whole genome shotgun sequence encodes:
- the LOC109724228 gene encoding uncharacterized protein LOC109724228, yielding MGKEDEERPPGAAAPESAAAASGAGAGSGGGGSCARRCGGVVRPRCAAALFLGAAVLLSAVFWLPPFAGRRGRRAGAPDLDGGLGADIVASFRLQKTVAELKENVSKLENDIYDEIGVPYSSVAVSSLERIAGSNWTNVVFGIWPYPKNSSILPTWLSILRSSFMSLVVQQSTLHLTTSLFGNASLFEVRKFPGGITIIPPQNAFLLQKPYASFNFSLNFAIYKVQDKVSQLKDQMKLGLFLNSHENLYVKLTNLEGSTVTPPTIVQTAIILAVGNNKPSLPRLKQLAETISNSSSGNLGLNNTVFGRVKQVRLSSYLQHSLNSATSPSPAPQPHHEHHHHHHHHHHHSDQGNKHLAPAPPPTASAPARHYNSLAPPPSGCRFTHPRKPKEKAHHLTPAVAPVTFQHHTAPVASPPPSIAPAAVPQNSRAPVGHRDTPAPAPPFLSASPLPAVVFTHVQPPSESVRSIKPPDGMPAMAPAPFSSSASGLSPVHCVVVLLLLYLLASLL